The Nostoc sp. 'Peltigera membranacea cyanobiont' N6 genome contains the following window.
TAAGAAGAGATTGGTGCCCTCTTAGCGCGTTCATCTGCTGTCCGGTTTGCAAATCCCATACTTTGATTGTATTTTCTTCACCGCCGCTAAAGAAGGTTTGTCCATCTGGGCTAATGGCTACACAATTAACCTGGGTTTGATCTGCAATAAGAGTGTAAATTTCTTTTCCCGTTTCTAAATCCCACACTTTAATAGAAGCGTCCCAACTACCGCTGACAAGAGTTTTTTTATCGCCAGTGATGGCAACGGAGGTAACTGCTTTTGAATGTCCCTTCAAAATATGGATTTGCTTTGCTGTTGCTAAATCCCATACGGTGATGCTGTTGTCCTGACTGTTACATACTAAGATTTGTCCGTCTAAGCTGATTGCAAGACAACAAATCTCACTCTGATGAGAATACAAGTTGTAAAGTTCTTTTGCCATCTGCCAATCCCAGGCTTTGAGTGAATAGTCGCTGCTAAAAAGAATTTGCCCATCTGGACTAACAGCTAGAGCGTAAATCCACGTAAACCTTGCTTGTAACCTAGTACGCAAAGTGCTAATTTTCTTTCCAGTTTGCCAATCCAAAACCTTGATAAAATTCTTTTCCTGTCCGACGAAAAGAGTTTGACCATCAGGGCTAATGGCTAGGGAACTAACATAATATCCACCTCCGTCCAGCGTGCGAATTAAACGTCCTGTTGCAAACTCCCATACTTTGATTGTTGTGTCCCAACTGCCACTGAAAAGAGTTTGTCCATCAGGGCTGAAGACAACACAGCTAATAAACCTTGAATGCCCTTCCAAAGTACGCAGACATGTAAGCTTTTGCCAAGGGTTATACTCGCGTAACGCCTGTTTTATCCGAGGTTCTTTTCTTTGCCTTAACAGCGAATAAGCAGCCCACCTAACTTGTGTGACTTCATTTTGCAAAGCTTGGATAACTAAATCTAAGCCTGCATCCCCGTGCTGGAGGGCTTCTTTTAACGCTGCAATCCGATTTTGTGGGGTAGTACTGGCTAACCGTTGTTTGACTCCTGGCAGTCCTCCTAAAACTGCTGCATCGTTTGGGATAGGTGTTTGGCTACCTAAAACAACATCAAAAGGTCTTGGCTGGTTGGGATTCTGTGACATGATGGTTTAAGCTTGCACTACTGGCTATCATTCCCCTA
Protein-coding sequences here:
- a CDS encoding eIF2A-related protein; translation: MSQNPNQPRPFDVVLGSQTPIPNDAAVLGGLPGVKQRLASTTPQNRIAALKEALQHGDAGLDLVIQALQNEVTQVRWAAYSLLRQRKEPRIKQALREYNPWQKLTCLRTLEGHSRFISCVVFSPDGQTLFSGSWDTTIKVWEFATGRLIRTLDGGGYYVSSLAISPDGQTLFVGQEKNFIKVLDWQTGKKISTLRTRLQARFTWIYALAVSPDGQILFSSDYSLKAWDWQMAKELYNLYSHQSEICCLAISLDGQILVCNSQDNSITVWDLATAKQIHILKGHSKAVTSVAITGDKKTLVSGSWDASIKVWDLETGKEIYTLIADQTQVNCVAISPDGQTFFSGGEENTIKVWDLQTGQQMNALRGHQSLLIRSLAISPDGQNLVSSCSWEKTIKVWGLA